In the genome of Dermacentor silvarum isolate Dsil-2018 chromosome 1, BIME_Dsil_1.4, whole genome shotgun sequence, one region contains:
- the LOC125943429 gene encoding uncharacterized protein LOC125943429: MAASTPVTGYDPASHRVVTTDVTPVDQDVPTQHEYLEDMIQLWQRKQRKSPPKTPKLKGTPAASQPAFAGMSTHLLPGGAPNSSPPQAPRKPAWRPRYTPRIGRDDLIVVLKPSASFDFKTVLPSERASDAVRAFLGDCSAADLHVWPVWDRNVLVCSLTSIPIAQRLLGDIMLPVGDQQLPFRGHAKASGDIGRGVINIDPAASSSSIKPNLEWPKGTILAARKLGDSNVAVVTFEGPKPVSSHPASPPPRTPHQGHAPLTQPKSGSRSKAPPPATPEHFPPLAAPPQNSELQRQVAALAKQLESLRSQLLPPQPKSALPIAAVAVSPHPNPSSSSPPGPPSQEHPQIRAVAAAVSQDPSSALPPIQVPLDDLPPIDTTLPIQDRLTGLEQRSLTMERALRALPDLLIQRIGETIVPKITAEVLKAVQIWACSQFRFKKSRSRSASPNATSRRRKLAGTANTPFNPVLIPPSPAPPVPDPVLVPAQAMEDDP; the protein is encoded by the exons ATGGCGGCTTCAACCCCGGTTACGGGCTACGATCCCGCCTCACATCGAGTGGTTACCACGGATGTCACCCCGGTGGACCAGGATGTCCCTACCCAACATGAGTATCTTGAAGATATGATCCAACTTTGGCAACGCAAGCAACGCAAGTCCCCTCCCAAGACGCCCAAGCTCAAGGGGACGCCGGCTGCCTCGCAACCGGCGTTTGCGGGAATGTCGACGCACCTTCTCCCAGGAGGTGCTCCCAACTCGTCTCCTCCTCAGGCGCCACGTAAGCCTGCTTGGCGGCCGCGATACACGCCCCGCATAGGACGTGATGACCTCATCGTTGTGCTCAAACCAAGTGCCTCATTTGACTTCAAGACGGTGCTCCCATCGGAACGCGCTAGTGACGCGGTGCGTGCCTTTCTGGGGGACTGCTCGGCTGCCGACCtccacgtgtggccagtgtgggaccgAAATGTGCTAGTGTGCAGCCTCACCTCGATCCCTATTGCTCAACGACTCCTTGGTGACATCATGCTACCCGTAGGGGACCAGCAGCTCCCGTTTCGGGGCCACGCCAAGGCGTCTGGGGACATCGGCCGCGGCGTCATCAACATCGACCCGGCTGCATCGTCCTCGAGCATCAAGCCGAATCTGGAGTGGCCGAAAGGCACTATCCTCGCGGCCCGCAAACTCGGGGACTCCAACGTGGCGGTTGTGACCTTCGAGGGCCCGAAG CCGGTCTCTTCACACCCGGCCTCGCCACCACCTCGTACTCCCCATCAAGGCCACGCGCCCTTGACTCAACCCAAGTCCGGCTCCCGGTCCAAGGCCCCGCCACCGGCTACTCCGGAACACTTCCCGCCACTCGCGGCTCCACCTCAG AACTCCGAGCTTCAGCGCCAGGTTGCTGCTCTGGCCAAGCAACTCGAGTCCCTTCGCTCCCAACTCCTTCCCCCCCAACCCAAGTCGGCCCTTCCAATTGCCGCAGTGGCCGTTTCCCCCCATCCCAACCCCAGTTCTTCTTCTCCCCCCGGGCCTCCCTCCCAGGAGCACCCGCAAATTCGGGCAGTCGCCGCCGCGGTCTCGCAAGATCCCTCCTCGGCCCTTCCCCCAATTCAGGTCCCCCTGGATGATCTTCCTCCGATTGATACTACTCTTCCCATTCAAGACCGTCTCACGGGTCTCGAACAACGCAGCCTTACCATGGAGCGTGCACTACGAGCCCTACCCGATCTCCTCATTCAACGCATCGGAGAGACCATCGTGCCAAAAATTACAGCTGAGGTTCTCAAGGCCGTTCAGATATGGGCGTGCTCTCAATTCAGGTTCAAAAAGTCGCGCTCGCGCTCGGCGTCTCCCAACGCCACCTCACGCCGCCGCAAACTCGCTGGGACCGCTAACACCCCCTTCAATCCGGTACTCATTCCTCCCTCTCCTGCTCCTCCAGTACCGGACCCGGTACTGGTGCCGGCCCAGGCGATGGAGGACGACCCCTAA